From the genome of Oryza glaberrima chromosome 1, OglaRS2, whole genome shotgun sequence:
TTGACTATGCACTAAGGATAAAAATAGTTTGTCCAGGATAGTATGAAAgaaccaaagaaaaagaaaacatgaatGTGCATGTTTTTCGGTCTAGCTAATCTCATGAAAAGTTTGCACacataacatatatattctcTGTGGCCTTTTATCCATGTGCAGAAAACACGGTTACTTAACTTGGTAACCTTTCTGTAACTATGCAGTATGCATCCACATCAGATCAACTGACATcaattttgcaagaaaaaataTTGGTGCCTGGGAATCTGGACAGCAAGTTCAGACACATAGCTAGTAAAtacttcatcccaaaataagtgcccCTTTTAGATTGTTTGGTAGAGATTAAGGTTTAAGAACAAAACAATATAGTGCCCATTATTAAATGATGTGCGTTTGGCAGTGGGAGGGTGATTAGAGGTAAGATGggaagaaattttgaattcgAAAGgggcacttattttgggatgacgTTGATCGTCGGTCATAGTAATTGCTACGGCAGAGAAGACCTTTCATGCATTACTTAAAAGTACGTACTGCAAGAAGGGAAGAATGACAAGCTAACCTGCACAACAAGAGTGTTTGGAGGGAACATATCATGGATAAGGGTATGTAAGGAGGTATAGGAGTTCAACGGAACTGTTTATGGCTACTCCCCCCCTGCACGCACACAGGATGACTATAAAAAGGCAATACAAGCATGGGATCACTAACTTTTTAACTGGTGGAATAGACATACCTTCGGGTTGATGATAAAgattttcccttttggaattcCCATCTTTTTGTAACTAAGCTTATCTGTATCTCTGTTGACAAATCCAGCATAAAATGGATTGTAATCAGAAGGGAGGAGTGCATGCCCTGCCGAAGAACAAAAATTAAAGAATTTCAAGAACCTGCTGTGATACCAACATGGAGTTTCAGGTCTCTCGAAGAATCTAAATAATGTGTGTTTCTAAGATTGTCATGTACCCGTTAGAAAGGAATTTTGAGACAATAACAACTTTTCTTAATTCTTGCAAGTCTTATAGTGATTTCTGAAGGATATGAGTTATGATGCCATACAAGAATTAAAAATGGAGAAGCTAATAAGCAAACTTCTTAACCATAGGAGGGATGGTATGCGGATGAGGGATAATTTATTAGGGACTTGTTCGGTTTAAGTTCACTAAGGAATTGAAACCAAAAGGCACATACAAACAAGACCTCATAGTTCTTATtctaacaaataaaattagCTTGTTTTACTGGCACATAATATTTCATAGTATCATAGCACATTGAGTATTAAACCCGATCCTCATAAGACAACTGCCTAAAGAGAATGACCTCCATACATGCAATCTTAAACTCATGTGGTGCTCTTCGTATAACTGAGAAGAACAAAGGAAACATTAGAACATGCTAAACAACAATTTTATTACAGTACACAAAAGTAACAGTATTGTTGATCACTGTTAGCTACTTTTCTTTGTCGAAGCTGAGCCTGAATTATACAGACCATCCTAGTAGTTCAGTGAAACCAGATTGCTAATCATTATTCAGCAAGTCATAATAGAAGAATATGCAAATATTGGAGAGATGATGCTACCTTCCTGGTACAATGAAGGAAATAAACATCAGGTGAAATCACAACAGGTCCATTAGGCAATACCTTCCCATCCTGCAAAGTTGCCAAGGGATAACCAAGTTTATGTACATACCAACATAGAATTAAAATTACTATTATAGTTCTGGTGAAGATATGATTAGATCACTAAtggtaggaaaaaaatcaaatggacAAATGCTATATTTTACCAACATAGGATTTGACCATCAAATGGACAAATGCTACATTTTACCTGTTTTAGGTTGAATAGAAAGTTTTTAGTCAGGTATGCCTGAATTATAGCACTGAGGAATAATAGTTGATATCCGTTTTCCTAGTTTTGGATAATTATACAGTGTTCATTGTCCAATAAGCACAAGGTTCCACGTAACTCTGACAGCCATAAGTGGACCTTCCAGTTCTGAACTGTCAAAACAGTTTACCCTACTCGAAAAGTCATTGTAAAGCAATACGAATGAACAGAAAACAAATTTACGAGGGAACCAACTAAGGACCCCTTTGAAACGCAAGATAGAAAAAAAGACGTAGGGATTGAATTAGCATATTTCTCTTGTCCTACGGGAATGGAAAACGTACAAAAGATGAAGAGAAACCCTTTGATAGCATCATAGGAAACTAACAAagcaaaggaaagtttccaagaggttagacccTCTTGCTTATTTTCCTACAAAATTTAACTATAACAATACAACCCTACGAAAAATGTCCTATCTTTCCTATGAATCAACAGACtccataggaaattttcctttaaaaaattaCATCCTCAAAATTTCTATGACAATCCTCCATATCAAAGGGGTACTAAGTAAATTAAAAAGAACTTACAAGAAATGATATTGTACCAccatgaaaaattttaaaagtaaacTCAACTTTGTTCATGagataacaaataaaaaacaaacaaataaatatgaTGATTTCATATATCTCAAACAAAATTGAGCAGATCCAAATATATTATTACATGATTATGTTATATCAGCTCCTCTACATGTTACACGTAACTCGGACAAGGCTCTCCATGTAGGGAATCACCATGTAGACGTAGGGTTCTCCCGGGGGACTCTGGTAGTTGAGTTGATCCATGCGTGCCACTTCTTTTATGTCTTCACTTGACTGATGGTTGTGGTGGTACAGATGTGGACCCCTTTGAAGAAGTAATTGATCATGAGGAAGAATATCTAATGGAATGTACAAGTCATTTGGCCCGGGTACGTTAATGCTGAAGCGCTGATCCCACTGATTGCCATTGTACATCCATAACTGTTGTTGACCTGATATGAATAAACCTACGCATAACTCCCCGTCTAGCTCTGATACGAGTGATGTTCCATGGTTCAATGGCAAATATGGGCAGGGATGGGGGATAAGACTAAATGTTTCATCTTCTAAGCTGAAGCAAAGGAAACCACGTGATTGTCCTTTGAGGAACCTCTCATCGATATTCCAAAAAAGATATCCCTTGGAGTGAATGGGACTTTCCATAGAGCGAACTGGGTATGGTGGAACCTCTGATGTCTCCCTCCAGAAGGCATCCTGACCAATTGAGAACACTTCCATAGCTGCATCATAAGTCCCAATAGTATGGTCTACAGAACGGTAGAAGTATCGAGCAACCTTGTACATGTTGGTGCGAGGGTCAAGACCCAGCCCAGTTGCCTGCCTCAGCGTATCAGACTCTTGGTTG
Proteins encoded in this window:
- the LOC127770442 gene encoding putative F-box protein At2g02030 codes for the protein MDLNTAKSMMLDDSNISPRKKTFTTRKNTMLSISRNINPAGQEMLKTYKRRRVNRASIPQLLDEVLMEIFIRLPAKTLARFKSVCKAWHTIISEPFFIRSHLRHSAFKHKQEPSFFVILHALYNVVEITFSNNVPVFRWKDGQGNACLVHAMDFHGEYQIINKMSHCDGLVLFPTDTKLYVINLTTSDVLRLPDNQESDTLRQATGLGLDPRTNMYKVARYFYRSVDHTIGTYDAAMEVFSIGQDAFWRETSEVPPYPVRSMESPIHSKGYLFWNIDERFLKGQSRGFLCFSLEDETFSLIPHPCPYLPLNHGTSLVSELDGELCVGLFISGQQQLWMYNGNQWDQRFSINVPGPNDLYIPLDILPHDQLLLQRGPHLYHHNHQSSEDIKEVARMDQLNYQSPPGEPYVYMENGYQLLFLSAIIQAYLTKNFLFNLKQDGKVLPNGPVVISPDVYFLHCTRKGMHSSLLITIHFMLDLSTEIQISLVTKRWEFQKGKSLSSTRRGGVAINSSVELLYLLTYPYP